Proteins encoded together in one Porites lutea chromosome 2, jaPorLute2.1, whole genome shotgun sequence window:
- the LOC140928056 gene encoding uncharacterized protein, producing the protein MATSKKKKKGLKTAPFDTYINISCTGEKFLLKNVHAEMKIRELKCYAELVVGIPYNLQRLQYLDEGDMLDDSDLRHNDVVAGATINLKLWRSWDNLVAAVCRGTIDQVLKEGVALEKAWESLDPTIYRNKVSIAKDRASVALFIAAHRGRINLIRSLIDNTEADVNMKSPFGRTPLHAASSQGHSNAIDLMLEKGASMDEIDVQGKSALMVASQWGFKDSERHLFLFQWQTRAAKTKPKRRSKSLMMHQQFDSAYPTWLKGKYAQVYFCQTLPPGEFAGTGISAPRRRAVEPGNQLQYEESFLEQSSDELPPISGAVDYDVTRYSMGGSVRPVLPQIRPSKERLASSKSHGSSKSATFDEWLEEKKSKKQQKQQKEKEEKLRKQIEQENKRLARIEGQKSFEDWKNSKSKQKLDLSALEKKRDDIIREEPGRHYSLSFERWLSRNHGTLDLYY; encoded by the exons ATggcaacaagcaaaaaaaagaaaaaaggattgAAAACAGCTCCTTTCGATACTTACATTAACATATCTTGCACGGGAGAAAAGTTCTTGCTAAAGAATGTCCACGCCGAAATGAAGATTCGCGAACTCAAATGTTACGCCGAACTTGTCGTTGGAATTCCTTACAATTTACAGCGGTTACAGTACCTCGATGAGGGAGATATGCTGGACGATTCCGATTTAAGACATAACGATGTTGTGGCTGGCGCAACGATTAATTTAAAGCTCTGGAGATCGTGGGATAACTTAGTAGCTGCTGTCTGTCGAGGCACCATAGATCAAGTGCTCAAGGAAGGAGTTGCGCTGGAGAAAGCTTGGGAATCTTTAGACCCGACGATTTACAGAAACAAAGTCTCCATCGCTAAGGACAGAGCTTCGGTAGCTCTTTTTATCGCTGCACATCGCGGTCGCATTAATTTAATAAGAAGTTTAATAGACAACACCGAAGCTGATGTGAACATGAAAAGCCCATTTGGTCGAACGCCACTGCACGCAGCTTCTTCGCAAGGGCATTCGAACGCAATAGATCTGATGTTAGAAAAGGGCGCATCCATGGACGAAATAGACGTACAAGGCAAATCAGCTTTGATGGTGGCGAGTCAATGGGGTTTTAAAGACAGCGAAAGGCATTTATTTCTGTTCCAGTGGCAAACAAGAGCTGCTAAAACAAAGCCCAAGAGAAGGAGCAAGTCGTTGATGATGCATCAACAATTTGACTCGGCTTATCCTACATGGTTAAAAGGAAAATACGCACAGGTTTACTTTTGTCAAACACTCCCCCCGGGAGAATTTGCTGGTACGGGAATCAGTGCCCCAAGGAGGAGGGCAGTGGAGCCCGGAAACCAGTTACAGTACGAGGAATCTTTTCTTGAACAGTCTTCTGACGAGTTACCTCCCATTAGTGGAGCGGTAGATTATGATG TTACAAGATACAGCATGGGTGGGTCAGTGCGACCAGTGCTTCCACAGATTAGGCCATCAAAGGAAAGACTGGCAAGCAG TAAATCTCATGGGAGTTCAAAGTCTGCAACCTTTGATGAGTGGttggaagaaaagaaatcaaagaaacagcaaaaacaacaaaaagaaaaggaagagaaacTGAGAAAGCAAATAGAACAGGAAAACAAGAGATTAGCTAGGATAGAGGGGCAAAAGAGCTTTGAGGACTGGAAAAACtccaaatcaaaacaaaaacttgactTGTCCGCCttggaaaagaaaagagacgaTATCATTCGAGAAGAGCCTGGAAGGCATTATAGTTTGAGTTTTGAACGGTGGTTGAGTAGAAATCACGGTACTTTAGATCTTTATTATTAA